Proteins from one Leptonema illini DSM 21528 genomic window:
- a CDS encoding YeeE/YedE thiosulfate transporter family protein: MGTQSKYMNPYLAGFFLGLVVLATVFLTGRGLGASGAIKSAVVASVDIVSPEHVQNRPFFQHAVESSDGHPMKTWLVFEVLGVIAGGFISGLISNRLKFTTEKGPGISDRKRWVFAVIGGALFGIGAQLARGCTSGAALTGMAVLSTAGFLTTMAIFGGGYIFAYFARRLWI; this comes from the coding sequence ATGGGAACTCAATCGAAATACATGAATCCGTATCTGGCCGGATTCTTTCTCGGCCTGGTCGTTCTGGCGACGGTCTTCTTGACCGGCCGCGGCCTCGGAGCCAGCGGCGCGATTAAAAGCGCCGTCGTCGCCAGCGTCGATATCGTATCGCCCGAGCATGTGCAGAACCGACCGTTCTTTCAGCATGCCGTGGAATCAAGCGACGGTCATCCGATGAAGACATGGCTTGTCTTTGAGGTGCTCGGCGTCATCGCCGGCGGCTTCATCTCAGGCCTGATCTCGAATCGCCTGAAATTCACGACAGAAAAAGGGCCCGGCATCAGCGACCGTAAGCGATGGGTCTTTGCCGTCATCGGCGGCGCTCTTTTCGGCATCGGCGCCCAGCTCGCCCGCGGATGTACGTCCGGCGCCGCGTTAACAGGCATGGCCGTGCTCTCGACGGCGGGATTCCTAACGACGATGGCGATCTTCGGCGGCGGATATATATTCGCCTACTTCGCCCGCCGTCTGTGGATTTAG
- a CDS encoding tetrathionate reductase family octaheme c-type cytochrome yields the protein MKRASLALLAFALILGTILIASTITRKSRETPALAVLRAKYSEPHKKSVDHSKFPQLQRAFAAPQEITAACIGCHNERHKEVMASSHWNWGREEYVAGKGIRFVGKKNILNNFCIGIQTNEESCNKCHTGYGWRDDKFNFNDPRNVDCLACHDNSNTYVKASGGAGMPDPSVNLNVVAQSVGRPERANCGTCHFFGGGGNNVKHGDLDSSLFDPTRAVDVHMASEGANLQCVDCHVTENHKMKGKVYSLSSMNRDRSTCESCHTETPHESDVINEHTLKVACQSCHIPVYAKVNPTKLSWDWSTAGKLKDGKPYTEHAEDGTDSYMSIKGSFTWGKEIEPEYVWFNGTASHYLVGDKIDPDSVVKVNELHGSYDDPDAKIIPVKIHRGNQIYDKEHLYLIQPKTYSGHSGDGGFWKEFNWNRAAELGMKDIGLPYSGQYGFVKTEMYWPINHMVSTKEKTVNCTECHTRDNSRLQHLTDFYLPGRDRSTPVEFLGKLMVFLTLAGVLLHGALRIVVAKRHEREKGDRS from the coding sequence ATGAAACGTGCCTCGCTTGCTCTACTGGCCTTTGCCCTGATCCTCGGAACAATCCTCATTGCTTCGACGATTACGCGCAAGAGCCGCGAAACTCCTGCACTGGCGGTGCTCAGAGCGAAATACTCCGAACCGCATAAAAAATCCGTCGACCATTCGAAGTTCCCGCAGCTGCAGCGCGCCTTTGCCGCTCCACAGGAGATTACGGCCGCCTGCATCGGCTGTCATAACGAGCGCCATAAAGAGGTGATGGCCTCCTCTCACTGGAACTGGGGGCGTGAAGAATACGTCGCCGGTAAGGGAATCCGATTTGTCGGTAAAAAGAACATACTGAACAACTTCTGTATCGGCATTCAAACGAACGAAGAGAGCTGCAACAAATGCCATACCGGTTACGGATGGCGCGACGATAAGTTCAACTTCAACGATCCGCGCAACGTCGACTGTCTGGCCTGCCACGACAACAGCAATACCTATGTGAAGGCCTCGGGCGGAGCCGGTATGCCCGATCCCTCCGTAAACCTGAACGTCGTCGCTCAGAGCGTCGGCCGACCGGAGCGCGCGAACTGCGGCACCTGCCATTTCTTTGGTGGCGGCGGTAATAACGTGAAGCACGGCGACCTCGACTCCTCGCTCTTTGATCCCACCCGCGCCGTCGACGTGCACATGGCGTCAGAGGGAGCGAATCTACAATGCGTCGACTGCCATGTAACGGAAAATCATAAGATGAAGGGCAAGGTGTACTCCCTTTCTTCTATGAATAGAGACCGCTCGACCTGTGAATCCTGCCACACAGAGACACCGCATGAAAGCGACGTGATCAACGAACATACGCTGAAGGTGGCCTGCCAGAGCTGCCATATTCCCGTGTATGCGAAGGTTAACCCGACGAAGCTTTCGTGGGATTGGTCGACGGCCGGCAAATTGAAAGACGGTAAGCCTTACACGGAGCATGCCGAAGACGGCACCGATTCTTATATGTCGATTAAAGGATCGTTCACCTGGGGCAAAGAGATCGAACCTGAATACGTCTGGTTCAACGGCACGGCGTCGCATTATCTGGTCGGCGATAAGATCGACCCGGATTCCGTCGTTAAAGTGAACGAACTGCACGGCAGCTACGATGATCCCGACGCCAAGATCATTCCCGTCAAAATCCACCGCGGAAATCAGATCTACGATAAAGAGCATCTGTATCTGATACAGCCGAAGACCTATTCCGGGCATTCCGGTGACGGCGGTTTCTGGAAGGAATTCAACTGGAATCGAGCCGCCGAGCTGGGTATGAAAGATATCGGCCTGCCCTACAGCGGACAGTACGGCTTCGTAAAAACCGAGATGTACTGGCCGATCAACCACATGGTTTCGACGAAAGAGAAGACGGTGAACTGCACCGAGTGTCATACTCGCGACAACAGCCGGCTGCAACATTTAACCGACTTTTATCTACCGGGCCGGGATCGCAGCACGCCCGTCGAATTTCTTGGCAAGCTGATGGTATTCCTCACGTTAGCCGGAGTGCTTCTGCACGGAGCGCTGCGCATCGTCGTCGCAAAAAGGCATGAACGCGAAAAAGGAGACAGATCATGA
- a CDS encoding cytochrome b/b6 domain-containing protein, with protein sequence MSGKTKSRLVLVYGRFERFWHWTQAALIIFLTLTGFEIHGSFTFFGYENAVNYHSVAAILFLVLISFAIFWHFSTGEWKQYVPTLSMLKAQAEYYVVGIFREAPHPTKKTVLSKLNPLQKMVYAGLKLLVIPGMVTTGLLYMFYRYPQKNEVMLLNVDGLRTIAVLHTLGAFALIAFIIAHIYLITTGDTITSNLKAMITGYEELEEETESDSKREESPKKNKKGRS encoded by the coding sequence ATGAGCGGCAAAACGAAATCAAGGCTCGTTCTTGTCTACGGTCGGTTTGAAAGATTCTGGCACTGGACACAGGCCGCTCTCATCATCTTTCTTACCCTGACCGGATTCGAGATCCACGGATCGTTCACCTTCTTCGGCTACGAAAACGCGGTGAATTATCACAGCGTCGCCGCCATCCTGTTCCTGGTGCTCATTTCGTTTGCCATATTCTGGCATTTCAGCACCGGAGAATGGAAGCAGTATGTGCCGACGCTGAGCATGCTGAAGGCGCAGGCCGAATACTACGTCGTCGGCATCTTCCGGGAGGCCCCGCATCCGACGAAGAAGACGGTGCTTTCCAAGCTCAATCCGCTGCAGAAGATGGTCTATGCCGGCCTGAAGCTGCTCGTTATTCCTGGCATGGTCACGACGGGACTTCTGTATATGTTCTATCGTTATCCGCAGAAAAACGAGGTGATGCTTCTGAACGTCGACGGGCTGCGCACGATCGCCGTGCTGCATACGCTCGGCGCCTTCGCCCTCATCGCCTTCATCATTGCCCATATCTACCTGATCACGACGGGCGATACGATTACGTCGAATCTCAAGGCGATGATCACCGGATACGAAGAGCTTGAAGAAGAAACGGAATCCGACTCGAAACGAGAAGAGAGCCCCAAAAAAAACAAAAAGGGTCGCAGCTAA
- the lipA gene encoding lipoyl synthase has protein sequence MKYSSSTPPAPPEWMKVRLKFATEAPTTAADVREKVTGSGLHTVCEEASCPNLGHCWSRGTATFLVMGDRCTRRCGFCDISTARPLPLDPTEPLRLAETVRSMKLRHVVITSVDRDELPDCGSTHFAACITETKRLNPETSVEVLMPDFKAKPESLQRIFDAAPHIINHNIETVPSLYREICPQSNYAHSLEVLRRSAEAGFMAKTGLILGLGETIDEVKEVIADARTAGVKLLTIGQYLQPTSDHAPLKAYIAPETFEELKSFALKQGFVYVEAGPLVRSSYHAGDALDFLLQADGKPADLTEKT, from the coding sequence GTGAAGTATTCTTCGAGCACGCCGCCGGCCCCGCCGGAATGGATGAAAGTCCGCCTCAAATTCGCCACCGAAGCGCCTACAACGGCGGCCGACGTTCGGGAAAAGGTGACCGGCTCGGGACTGCACACGGTATGCGAAGAGGCAAGCTGCCCCAACCTCGGCCACTGCTGGAGCCGCGGAACGGCGACCTTCCTCGTCATGGGCGATCGATGTACGCGACGCTGCGGATTCTGCGATATTTCGACGGCCCGTCCCCTGCCGCTTGATCCGACAGAGCCGCTGCGCCTTGCTGAAACGGTGCGCAGTATGAAGCTGCGTCATGTCGTCATCACCTCAGTCGATCGCGACGAGCTGCCCGATTGCGGCTCGACTCACTTCGCCGCCTGCATCACCGAAACAAAGCGCCTGAACCCTGAAACCTCCGTCGAGGTCCTGATGCCCGATTTCAAGGCAAAGCCCGAATCCTTACAGCGGATCTTTGACGCCGCTCCGCATATCATCAACCATAACATCGAAACCGTCCCTTCCCTCTATAGAGAAATCTGCCCGCAATCGAACTACGCCCATTCGCTTGAAGTGCTCCGGCGCTCGGCCGAGGCGGGTTTTATGGCAAAGACCGGGCTCATCCTCGGCCTCGGTGAAACGATCGACGAGGTAAAAGAGGTGATCGCCGATGCGCGCACGGCCGGAGTAAAGCTGCTCACCATCGGCCAGTACCTGCAGCCGACATCCGACCATGCCCCTTTAAAGGCCTACATCGCCCCGGAAACCTTCGAAGAGCTTAAATCCTTCGCCCTGAAACAGGGATTTGTCTATGTGGAGGCCGGTCCGCTTGTTCGGTCGTCGTACCATGCCGGCGATGCCCTGGATTTCCTGCTGCAAGCCGACGGAAAACCTGCCGATCTTACAGAAAAGACATAG
- a CDS encoding DUF2442 domain-containing protein → MNSLEVEARTRKVWFDEENLWLLLYDGRQLSVPLSFFPRLLHATAEQRANLTISGGGTGLHWDEIDEDISVRGLLLGYGDQTVDRKNQAATG, encoded by the coding sequence ATGAATTCTTTAGAGGTTGAAGCAAGGACCCGCAAAGTATGGTTTGATGAAGAGAATCTATGGCTTCTCCTTTACGATGGCCGTCAGCTTTCCGTTCCACTTTCGTTCTTTCCACGGCTACTGCATGCAACAGCAGAACAACGCGCAAACCTTACGATAAGCGGTGGCGGTACCGGGCTGCACTGGGATGAGATCGACGAAGATATTAGCGTCAGAGGCCTCCTGCTTGGTTACGGCGATCAGACAGTAGACCGTAAGAACCAGGCCGCTACCGGCTAA
- a CDS encoding Rpn family recombination-promoting nuclease/putative transposase — MDPTPDRIIRDTFSDREEAIPFFRSTLPSGLLAALDLDTLEVEQGTFIDESMKEYRTDVLFRIQTASGSPAEIYLLFEHKSQRDPRIFTQLLSYLARIYERQDKPVPVIPFVFYHGKKAWDLGTDFTAHFKLTDRERQIFAPYLPDFRFELFDLGDQDVETLTITLYVKMLLQIIRSIDTDRLDDNLRDIFELSEIFFSEQKKA; from the coding sequence GTGGACCCGACGCCTGACAGGATCATTCGTGATACGTTCTCTGATAGAGAAGAAGCCATTCCTTTCTTCCGATCCACTCTGCCGTCCGGGCTGCTCGCTGCCCTTGATCTTGATACTCTTGAAGTAGAACAGGGAACCTTCATCGATGAATCCATGAAGGAATACCGCACGGACGTCCTCTTCCGTATTCAAACCGCCAGTGGATCGCCAGCGGAGATCTATCTGCTATTCGAGCATAAATCGCAAAGAGATCCGCGCATCTTCACACAGCTGCTTTCCTACCTCGCACGTATCTATGAACGACAGGATAAGCCCGTTCCCGTCATTCCCTTCGTCTTCTATCACGGGAAGAAAGCATGGGATCTCGGAACCGATTTCACAGCCCACTTCAAGCTCACGGATAGGGAGAGACAGATCTTTGCGCCCTATCTACCCGATTTCCGATTTGAGCTGTTTGACCTCGGTGATCAGGATGTTGAGACGCTCACTATTACACTCTACGTCAAAATGCTTCTGCAGATCATCCGCTCTATTGATACGGATCGTCTTGATGACAATCTCAGAGACATTTTCGAACTCTCTGAGATCTTTTTCTCAGAGCAAAAAAAAGCTTGA
- a CDS encoding ankyrin repeat domain-containing protein has product MNEIEIGKELRTAIKAGDVERVVELIGDSKDRLMQITPFGTWLHVAATSGQLQVVKRLLAMGSDPNVRGGPFKGVALNHAASEGHMAVVRELLDAGSELDISEPERNPLFGAIYGGHIEIVKLLLNAGIDPSIKYTGEFMKDMDAAAFARERGQTAIVAYLESLRK; this is encoded by the coding sequence ATGAATGAAATAGAGATAGGTAAAGAACTCCGGACGGCAATTAAGGCTGGCGACGTAGAACGGGTTGTTGAGTTGATTGGTGATTCAAAAGATCGCCTAATGCAAATAACTCCCTTCGGGACATGGTTGCATGTGGCTGCTACCAGTGGACAGCTGCAGGTTGTCAAGCGATTGCTTGCAATGGGTAGCGATCCCAATGTAAGGGGAGGTCCATTCAAGGGAGTAGCTCTCAATCATGCAGCCTCTGAAGGTCACATGGCGGTTGTAAGAGAGCTTCTCGATGCTGGGTCCGAATTGGATATCAGTGAGCCTGAGAGGAACCCATTGTTTGGTGCTATTTATGGCGGCCATATCGAGATTGTGAAACTTCTCTTGAATGCAGGTATCGACCCCAGCATAAAGTATACCGGGGAATTTATGAAGGATATGGACGCTGCGGCGTTTGCTCGTGAGCGGGGGCAGACTGCAATTGTAGCCTATCTGGAGAGTTTGCGAAAATAA
- a CDS encoding YeeE/YedE thiosulfate transporter family protein translates to MGPFVPEFISNELNLIVAFVVGIAFGFVLEQAGFSSSRRLAGQFYGYDFTVLRVFFTAGVTAMTGVLILGWAGLLDLDLIYVNPTWLWPAVVGGLIMGLGFVLGGYCPGTSVCAVAIGKIDAMWFVGGGFLGILLYGEFFSLYSEFHESSALGPLKIYETLGMPAGVFALLLIVVAVAAFIGTSYLEKRISKEAPAFRFPVKEHRYAMAALLVAGVLLLFLPDRKTGTMEMVQKTEYKAKHPVQTMDVDEFAFRLLDRDPKLAIIDLRSSDAFKESPLPGSVSATLRDLFGKELLPLLSRRHVVKVFLADDIEKAEAAYRIADRLGFENIRVLDGGMKGFEAVILKHEGIEKANADTKRFRERAGTQLPVMMTEYKAKANRKPKVQKKIQGGC, encoded by the coding sequence ATGGGTCCCTTTGTTCCTGAATTCATATCAAACGAACTGAATCTGATCGTCGCCTTCGTCGTCGGTATCGCCTTCGGATTCGTGCTCGAACAGGCCGGCTTCTCGTCTTCGCGTCGACTTGCCGGACAATTCTACGGTTACGACTTCACCGTGCTTCGCGTCTTCTTCACGGCCGGCGTTACGGCCATGACAGGCGTCCTGATCCTTGGCTGGGCCGGATTGCTCGATCTCGATCTGATCTATGTGAACCCGACCTGGCTCTGGCCGGCCGTCGTCGGCGGATTGATCATGGGCCTGGGCTTCGTGCTTGGCGGCTACTGTCCGGGCACAAGCGTCTGCGCCGTCGCCATCGGTAAGATCGATGCCATGTGGTTCGTGGGTGGAGGCTTTCTTGGAATCCTTCTGTATGGGGAGTTCTTCTCGTTATACAGCGAGTTTCATGAATCAAGCGCTCTCGGGCCGCTTAAGATCTACGAAACGCTTGGCATGCCTGCCGGCGTCTTCGCCCTGCTTCTGATCGTCGTTGCCGTCGCCGCCTTCATTGGAACAAGCTATCTTGAAAAACGCATCAGCAAAGAGGCTCCGGCCTTCCGTTTTCCGGTTAAAGAGCATCGCTATGCGATGGCCGCTCTGCTTGTAGCCGGCGTCTTGCTGCTCTTCCTGCCCGATCGCAAGACAGGCACGATGGAGATGGTGCAGAAGACCGAATATAAAGCGAAGCATCCGGTGCAGACGATGGACGTCGATGAATTCGCCTTTCGACTGCTTGATAGAGATCCGAAGCTGGCCATCATCGACCTGCGCTCCTCTGACGCCTTTAAAGAATCACCGCTGCCGGGCTCCGTATCGGCGACGCTGCGCGATCTATTCGGCAAAGAGCTCCTTCCTCTTCTGTCACGGCGCCATGTCGTTAAGGTCTTCCTTGCCGACGATATCGAAAAGGCCGAGGCCGCCTATCGCATCGCCGATCGACTGGGATTCGAAAACATACGCGTCCTCGACGGCGGCATGAAAGGGTTCGAAGCGGTGATACTGAAACACGAAGGCATCGAAAAGGCAAACGCCGACACAAAACGCTTTCGCGAAAGGGCCGGCACGCAGCTGCCCGTCATGATGACGGAATACAAGGCGAAGGCCAATCGCAAGCCCAAGGTTCAGAAGAAGATCCAGGGGGGCTGCTAA
- a CDS encoding DUF1566 domain-containing protein has protein sequence MIRSISLLTILVAVFSVFSCLNPKDKEKKLDSASSAFVIMSYHDNGNGTVTAPDGLLWMKCAYGQVWDPAWNACTGTGGGTTFGARSVKYCEVEGLCTNAVTLLADSGPAFDACNTITVGGLTGWRLPTKYELGNIGQGMDRPTMLWIFPQTPDDKEFWSSSQDESDANLARAMSFAGLSFGQEYGRQKTDVKYVKCVR, from the coding sequence ATGATTCGAAGTATATCTCTCCTCACAATCCTGGTCGCGGTCTTTTCTGTTTTCAGCTGTCTGAATCCCAAAGATAAAGAAAAAAAGCTGGATTCGGCCTCATCGGCCTTCGTGATCATGAGCTATCACGATAACGGAAACGGCACGGTCACAGCTCCGGACGGCCTCTTATGGATGAAATGCGCCTACGGTCAGGTCTGGGATCCGGCGTGGAACGCCTGCACGGGTACAGGCGGTGGAACAACGTTTGGAGCCCGAAGCGTGAAATACTGCGAAGTAGAGGGCCTGTGCACTAACGCCGTCACTCTTCTCGCCGACTCCGGACCGGCCTTCGACGCCTGTAACACGATCACCGTCGGCGGTCTGACGGGATGGCGCCTTCCGACAAAATATGAGCTCGGCAATATCGGTCAGGGCATGGACCGCCCGACGATGCTCTGGATCTTTCCGCAAACGCCCGACGACAAAGAGTTCTGGTCCTCCTCGCAGGATGAAAGCGACGCGAACCTTGCTCGCGCCATGTCCTTTGCCGGCCTTTCTTTCGGGCAGGAATACGGAAGGCAGAAGACCGACGTAAAATACGTGAAATGCGTGCGGTAA
- a CDS encoding DUF4160 domain-containing protein: protein MHIHVRKAGNVAKFWVRPAVTLASNSGFSSMELRWIGEQVAENASLIEEKWHEFFRG, encoded by the coding sequence TTGCATATCCATGTTCGCAAAGCGGGAAACGTTGCTAAATTCTGGGTCAGACCGGCAGTAACGCTGGCCAGTAATTCGGGCTTCTCTTCGATGGAACTCCGCTGGATCGGAGAACAGGTTGCAGAAAACGCCAGTCTTATTGAGGAGAAATGGCATGAATTCTTTAGAGGTTGA